In Streptomyces chartreusis NRRL 3882, the following are encoded in one genomic region:
- a CDS encoding helix-turn-helix domain-containing protein, giving the protein MAAAGERPLNEVQFLTVAEVASVMRVSKMTVYRLVHSGHLPAIRVGRSFRVPEQAVHEYLRESYVGVETA; this is encoded by the coding sequence ATGGCTGCAGCTGGCGAGAGGCCTCTGAACGAGGTTCAGTTCCTTACCGTGGCGGAAGTCGCCTCGGTGATGCGAGTGTCGAAGATGACCGTGTACCGGTTGGTGCACAGCGGTCATCTGCCCGCGATCCGTGTGGGGCGGTCCTTCCGCGTCCCGGAGCAAGCGGTTCACGAGTACCTCCGCGAGAGTTACGTGGGGGTGGAAACCGCCTGA
- a CDS encoding phosphatase, translated as MLTPEALRAHLVGARLAGTVATSREESLRSYRLFAARDPRVLLGIDPEGAWDQRDLIELMADRCGVSADFRWTSGQDVIDPERTVAALDAFAERLAEAARRSAPVLLGTGHPHRLLGFYAALADALSAAGCAVLSPAQGRRVDITTRFGLRTYNLDYVRGVALVRGPGVERPGCVPGAHTHSPLPVRTALAAAAEAGGPLPELVIGDHGWVCGAGQLGFEAIGAADTDDPAPFVGEAEGSVSVVVPLDDGVRSDYYLPLTRYVLNRACLSQ; from the coding sequence GTGCTGACCCCTGAAGCCCTTCGTGCGCACCTGGTCGGCGCGCGGCTCGCCGGGACCGTGGCGACCTCGCGTGAGGAGAGCCTGCGCAGCTACCGGCTCTTCGCCGCCCGGGATCCTCGTGTGCTGCTCGGTATCGATCCCGAAGGCGCCTGGGACCAGCGGGACCTGATCGAGCTGATGGCGGACCGGTGCGGGGTTTCGGCCGATTTCCGGTGGACTTCCGGCCAGGACGTGATCGATCCGGAGCGCACCGTGGCCGCGCTGGACGCCTTCGCGGAGCGCCTCGCCGAGGCAGCCCGGCGGAGCGCACCCGTACTCCTGGGCACCGGGCACCCCCACCGGCTGCTCGGTTTCTACGCCGCCCTGGCAGACGCGCTGTCGGCGGCGGGGTGTGCCGTCCTCAGCCCGGCGCAGGGTCGTCGTGTCGACATAACGACCCGGTTCGGCCTACGCACGTACAACCTCGACTACGTACGAGGAGTCGCGCTGGTGCGGGGACCCGGTGTGGAACGCCCCGGTTGTGTGCCCGGCGCGCATACGCACTCACCTCTCCCGGTTCGTACCGCGCTGGCCGCTGCCGCGGAGGCCGGCGGGCCCCTTCCCGAGCTGGTCATCGGGGACCACGGGTGGGTCTGCGGGGCAGGTCAGCTGGGGTTCGAGGCCATCGGGGCGGCCGATACGGACGACCCCGCCCCGTTCGTGGGTGAGGCGGAGGGGTCCGTCTCCGTCGTCGTTCCACTTGATGACGGTGTGCGGTCTGATTACTACCTGCCGCTTACCCGCTACGTACTCAATCGGGCGTGTCTGTCACAGTAG
- a CDS encoding acetoin utilization protein AcuC produces the protein MSGRAQLMWDEAVTGYDFGPGHPMDPVRLALTRTLVDAFGLDREVEVVAAKAAGESTLRLVHRQDYIEAVKAASVDPGAADQSYGLGTMDDPAFAGMHEVSALIAGQSVGAAEAVWRGQALHAVNFAGGLHHAMPGGASGFCVYNDASLAIARLLELGAERVAYIDVDVHHGDGVQAAFWEDPRVLTISLHEHPRTLFPQTGWPEETGADSAEGSAVNVALPAGTGDAGWLRAFHAVVPELIAGFRPQVLVTQHGADTHFEDPLAHLAVSLDAQRAVQVACHDLAHEYADGRWVALGGGGYAVVDVVPRSWTHLVGIAAGRAVEPGAMIPEGWRQEVFARTRQLAPARMTDGRWPVAFPGWEEGYDPADRLDQAVLAARRAVFPLRGLLA, from the coding sequence ATGAGCGGCCGCGCACAGCTGATGTGGGACGAGGCAGTAACGGGCTATGACTTCGGTCCGGGGCATCCGATGGACCCGGTCAGGCTCGCCCTGACCCGGACACTGGTCGATGCCTTCGGGCTGGACCGTGAGGTGGAGGTGGTCGCCGCGAAGGCGGCCGGGGAGTCGACGCTGCGGCTCGTCCACCGGCAGGACTACATCGAGGCGGTGAAGGCCGCGTCGGTGGATCCGGGGGCGGCGGACCAGTCGTACGGGCTGGGGACGATGGACGATCCGGCCTTCGCCGGGATGCACGAGGTGTCGGCGCTGATCGCCGGGCAGTCGGTGGGGGCCGCGGAGGCCGTGTGGCGGGGTCAGGCGCTGCACGCGGTGAACTTCGCGGGCGGGCTGCACCACGCGATGCCGGGCGGCGCCTCCGGGTTCTGCGTCTACAACGACGCGTCGCTGGCGATCGCCCGGCTGCTGGAGCTGGGGGCCGAGCGGGTGGCGTACATCGACGTCGACGTGCATCACGGGGACGGGGTGCAGGCGGCGTTCTGGGAGGATCCGCGGGTGCTGACGATCTCGCTGCACGAGCACCCGCGGACGCTGTTCCCGCAGACGGGGTGGCCGGAGGAGACCGGGGCGGACTCCGCGGAGGGCTCGGCGGTGAACGTGGCGCTGCCGGCCGGGACGGGGGACGCCGGGTGGCTGCGGGCGTTCCACGCGGTCGTGCCGGAGCTGATCGCCGGCTTCCGGCCGCAGGTGCTGGTGACGCAGCACGGGGCCGACACGCACTTCGAGGATCCGCTGGCGCATCTGGCGGTGTCGCTGGACGCGCAGCGGGCGGTGCAGGTGGCCTGTCACGACCTGGCGCACGAGTACGCCGACGGGCGGTGGGTGGCGCTGGGCGGGGGTGGCTATGCCGTGGTGGACGTCGTACCGCGGTCGTGGACGCATCTGGTCGGGATCGCGGCGGGCCGGGCCGTGGAGCCCGGGGCGATGATTCCCGAGGGCTGGCGGCAGGAAGTGTTCGCGAGGACGCGTCAGTTGGCCCCGGCGCGGATGACCGACGGGCGCTGGCCCGTGGCCTTCCCCGGCTGGGAGGAGGGCTACGACCCCGCGGACCGGCTGGACCAGGCGGTGCTGGCGGCTCGGCGGGCGGTGTTCCCGCTGCGGGGGCTGCTGGCCTGA
- a CDS encoding MFS transporter produces MTDVLRRGRASLAFSFLVQGVAFALLVTRIPAIQHRYGVSDALLPAFLAAVPVLAGVGSVSTERLVKRVPPSRLLRWSQPVVLLALLGVGAGERMVELGVALAAFGLAVGVLDASMNMLGVSLQRSYGRSIMLSFHAAYSLGGIVGASLAWAGAHWDLALWVSYLPVVAVLLPAVLMGSRWYVDDGDAAPAVEEKAVGEGQVVVFKWLLPLCLVMTVAYIGDSTVSNWSAKYLQDVLGSSEQMATVPYNVYMVTTLLGRAIGDLGVRRFGAVAVVRSGALVAAGGFAVVAGAPGAWVGMLGFTLLGLGLCVLVPQTFAAAGRLFPGASDAAVARLNVFNYVGFLIGSPLVGALGDLWSYRGAMLVPMVLVLVTLVYARSFAAQPDRYGGGHERPRTADVGRGSNGL; encoded by the coding sequence ATGACTGATGTGCTGCGGCGCGGCAGGGCCTCGTTGGCGTTCAGCTTCTTGGTGCAGGGGGTCGCCTTCGCTCTGCTCGTGACGCGGATTCCGGCTATCCAGCACCGGTACGGGGTTTCCGACGCGCTGCTGCCGGCGTTCCTGGCCGCTGTGCCGGTCCTCGCCGGGGTCGGGAGCGTGAGCACCGAGCGGCTGGTGAAGCGGGTGCCGCCGAGCCGGCTGCTGCGGTGGTCCCAGCCGGTGGTGCTGTTGGCGCTGCTCGGGGTCGGGGCCGGGGAGCGGATGGTGGAACTGGGGGTCGCGCTCGCGGCGTTCGGGCTCGCCGTCGGAGTGCTCGACGCGTCGATGAACATGCTCGGGGTGAGCCTGCAGCGGTCGTACGGGCGCAGCATCATGCTCAGTTTCCACGCGGCCTACAGCCTGGGCGGGATCGTGGGGGCCTCGCTGGCGTGGGCGGGGGCGCACTGGGATCTGGCGTTGTGGGTGTCCTATCTGCCGGTCGTGGCGGTGCTGCTGCCGGCTGTGCTGATGGGGAGCCGGTGGTACGTCGACGACGGGGATGCGGCGCCGGCGGTGGAGGAGAAGGCGGTGGGTGAGGGTCAGGTCGTCGTCTTCAAGTGGCTGCTGCCGTTGTGTCTGGTGATGACGGTTGCGTACATCGGGGACTCCACGGTCTCCAACTGGAGCGCGAAGTACCTCCAGGACGTGCTGGGGAGCTCGGAGCAGATGGCGACCGTGCCGTACAACGTGTACATGGTGACCACGCTGCTGGGGCGGGCGATCGGGGATCTCGGGGTGCGGCGGTTCGGGGCCGTCGCCGTCGTGCGGAGTGGGGCGCTGGTGGCGGCGGGTGGGTTCGCCGTGGTGGCGGGGGCGCCCGGGGCGTGGGTGGGGATGCTGGGGTTCACGCTCCTGGGGCTCGGGTTGTGTGTGCTGGTGCCGCAGACGTTCGCGGCGGCCGGGAGGTTGTTCCCCGGCGCTTCGGACGCTGCCGTGGCGCGGCTGAATGTCTTCAACTATGTGGGGTTTTTGATCGGTTCGCCGTTGGTAGGTGCGCTCGGGGACCTGTGGAGCTACCGCGGGGCCATGCTCGTGCCGATGGTGTTGGTGCTGGTGACGCTGGTGTACGCCCGGTCGTTCGCTGCTCAACCGGACCGATACGGTGGCGGGCATGAGCGGCCGCGCACAGCTGATGTGGGACGAGGCAGTAACGGGCTATGA